A window of Lagenorhynchus albirostris chromosome 11, mLagAlb1.1, whole genome shotgun sequence contains these coding sequences:
- the ATN1 gene encoding atrophin-1 isoform X2 produces the protein MKTRQNKDSMSMRSGRKKEAPGPREELRSRGRASPGGVSTSSSDGKAEKSRQTAKKARVEEASTPKVSKQGRSEEISESESEETNAPKKTKTEELPRPQSPSDLDSLDGRSLNDDGSSDPRDIDQDNRSTSPSIYSPGSVENDSDSSSGLSQGPARPYHPPPLFPPSPPPPESTPRQPEPGFESHPSGTPTGYHAPMEPPTSRMFQAPPGAPPPHPQLYPGGAGGGVLSGPPVGPKGGGAAASVGAPSGGKQHPQPPTPISISGSGAGGAPPTKPPNTPAGGGNIPSAPPPATFPHVTPNLPPPPALRPLNNASASPPGLGAQPLAGHLPSPHAMGQGMGGLPPGPEKGPTLAPSPHPLPAASTSSAPAPPMRYPHSSSSSSSAAASSSSSSASASASQYPASQALPSYPHSFPPPTSLSVSNQPPKYTQPSLPSQAVWSQGPPPPPPYGRLLANSNAHPGPLPPSAGGQSAAHPPVPTHHHHHQQQQQQQQHHGGSGPPPTGAYPHSLESGSSHHAHPYAMSPSLGSLRPYPPGPAHLPPPHSQVAYSQAGPSGPPASSSSNASSSSQGSYPCSHPSPSQGPQGAPYPFPPVPPVTTSSSTLSTVIATVASSPAGYKTASPPGPPPYGKRAPSPGAYKTATPPGYKPGSPPSFRTGTPPGYRGASPPAGPGTFKPGSPTVGTGPLPPAGPSGLSSLPPPPAAPASGPPLSATQIKQEPAEEYETPESPAPPARSPSPPPKVVDVPSHASQSARFNKHLDRGFNSCARSDLYFVPLEGSKLAKKRADLVEKVRREAEQRAREEKEREREREREKEREREKERELERSVKLAQEGRAPVECPPLGPVPHRPPFEPGSAVATVPPYLGPDTPALRTLSEYARPHVMSPGNRNHPFYVPLGAVDPGLLGYNVPALYSSDPAAREREREARERDLRDRLKPGFEVKPSELEPLHGVPGPGLDPFPRHGGLALQPGPPGLHPFPFHPSLGPLERERLALAAGPALRPDMSYAERLAAERQHAERVAALGNDPLARLQMLNVTPHHHQHSHIHSHLHLHQQDAIHAASASVHPLIDPLASGSHLTRIPYPAGTLPNPLLPHPLHENEVLRHQLFAAPYRDLPASLSAPMSAAHQLQAMHAQSAELQRLALEQQQWLHAHHPLHSVPLPAQEDYYSHLKKESDKPL, from the exons ATGAAGACACGACAGAATAAAGACTCA ATGTCAATGAGGAGTGGACGGAAGAAAGAGGCCCCTGGGCCCCGGGAAGAACTGAGATCGAGGGGCCGGGCCTCCCCTGGAGGGGTCAGCACGTCCAGCAGCGATGGCAAAGCCGAGAAGTCTAGGCAGACGGCCAAG AAGGCCCGAGTAGAGGAAGCCTCCACCCCAAAGGTGAGCAAGCAGGGCCGGAGTGAGGAGATCTCGGAGAGTGAAAGTGAGGAGACCAACGCGCCAAAAAAGACCAAAACTGAG GAGCTCCCTCGGCCACAGTCTCCCTCGGATCTGGATAGCTTGGATGGGCGGAGCCTCAATGATGATGGCAGCAGCGACCCTAGGGATATCGACCAGGATAACCGAAGCACGTCCCCCAGCATCTACAGCCCTGGAAGCGTGGAGAATGACTCCGACTCGTCTTCTGGCCTGTCCCAGGGCCCAGCCCGCCCCTACCATCCACCTccactctttcctccctcccctccccctccagagaGCACCCCCCGACAGCCAGAGCCTGGCTTTGAATCCCATCCTTCTGGGACACCCACTGGGTATCATGCTCCCATGGAGCCTCCCACATCTCGAATGTTCCAGGCTCCTCCAGGGGCCCCTCCCCCTCATCCACAGCTCTATCCTGGGGGCGCTGGTGGAGGAGTTCTGTCTGGACCCCCAGTGGGCCCCaagggaggaggggctgccgCTTCAGTGGGGGCCCCTAGTGGGGGTAAGcagcacccccagccccccacccccatttcaaTATCAGGCTCTGGGGCTGGTGGTGCTCCCCCAACAAAGCCACCCAACACTCCAGCTGGTGGTGGAAACATACCGTCTGCTCCACCACCAGCCACCTTCCCCCATGTGACACCAAACCTGCCTCCCCCGCCTGCCCTGAGACCCCTTAACAATGCCTCCGCCTCTCCTCCTGGCCTGGGGGCCCAGCCGCTAGCCGGGCATCTGCCCTCCCCCCATGCCATGGGGCAGGGTATGGGTGGACTTCCTCCCGGCCCAGAGAAGGGCCCCACTCTCGCTCCGTCACCCCACCCTTTGCCCGCTGCGTCCACCTCTTCTGCTCCCGCCCCGCCAATGAGGTATCCTCATTCGTCCTCTAGCAGCAGCTCTGCAGCAGCCTCCTCTTCCAGTTCTTCTGCCTCGGCCTCGGCCTCCCAGTACCCAGCTTCCCAGGCACTGCCCAGTTatccccactccttccctccccccaccagcctcTCTGTCTCCAATCAGCCACCCAAGTATACTCAGCCTTCTCTCCCATCCCAAGCTGTGTGGAGCCAGGgtccccccccacctcctccctacGGCCGCCTCTTGGCCAACAGCAATGCCCACCcaggccccctccctccttcagcTGGAGGCCAATCCGCTGCCCACCCGCCAGTCCCgacacatcaccaccaccaccagcaacagcagcagcagcagcagcaccatGGGGGCTCTGGGCCCCCTCCAACCGGGGCATATCCTCACTCCCTGGAGAGCGGTAGCTCCCACCACGCACACCCCTATGCCATGTCTCCCTCACTGGGGTCTCTGAGGCCCTACCCACCAGGGCCCGCACACCTGCCTCCACCTCACAGCCAGGTGGCCTACAGCCAAGCAGGTCCCAGCGGCCCCCCAGCCTCTTCCTCTTCCAatgcctcttcctcctctcaaGGGTCCTACCCGTGTTCACACCCCTCTCCTTCCCAGGGCCCCCAAGGGGCGCCCTACCCCTTCCCACCGGTGCCTCCGGTCACCACCTCCTCGTCTACGCTTTCCACGGTCATTGCCACGGTGGCTTCCTCGCCAGCAGGCTACAAGACAGCCTCCCCACCTGGGCCCCCACCGTATGGCAAGCGAGCCCCGTCCCCAGGGGCCTACAAGACAGCCACCCCGCCCGGATACAAGCCGGGGTCCCCGCCCTCCTTCCGAACGGGGACCCCACCGGGCTACCGAGGCGCCTCGCCACCCGCAGGCCCAGGGACCTTCAAGCCGGGCTCGCCCACGGTGGGGACCGGGCCGCTGCCGCCTGCAGGGCCCTCGGGCCTGTCATCCCTGCCACCACCGCCTGCGGCCCCCGCCTCAGGGCCGCCCCTGAGCGCCACGCAGATCAAACAGGAGCCGGCTGAGGAATATGAGACCCCCGAGAGCCCGGCGCCCCCGGCCCGCAGCCCTTCGCCCCCTCCCAAGGTGGTAGATGTGCCCAGCCACGCCAGCCAGTCGGCCAG GTTCAACAAACACCTGGACCGCGGCTTTAACTCGTGCGCGCGCAGCGATCTGTACTTCGTGCCGCTGGAGGGCTCCAAGCTGGCCAAGAAGCGAGCCGACCTGGTGGAGAAGGTGCGGCGCGAGGCCGAGCAGCGCGCGCGCGAAGAAAAGGAGCGGGAGCGCGAGCGGGAACGCGAGAAGGAGCGCGAGCGCGAGAAGGAGCGCGAGCTGGAACGCAGCGTG AAGTTGGCTCAGGAGGGCCGTGCTCCAGTGGAGTGCCCACCGCTCGGCCCAGTGCCTCATCGCCCTCCATTTGAGCCGGGCAGTGCTGTGGCTACAGTGCCCCCCTACCTGGGTCCCGACACTCCAGCCCTGCGCACCCTCAGTGAATACGCCCGGCCCCACGTCATGTCTCCTGGAAATCGCAACCATCCATTCTACGTGCCCCTGGGGGCAGTGGACCCGGGGCTCCTGGGTTACAATGTCCCGGCCCTGTACAGCAGTGACCCAGCAGCCCGGGAGAGGGAGCGGGAAGCCCGTGAACGAGACCTGCGTGACCGCCTCAAGCCTGGCTTCGAGGTGAAGCCTAGTGAGCTGGAACCCCTGCACGGGGTCCCTGGGCCAGGCCTGGATCCCTTCCCCCGACACGGGGGCCTGGCTCTGCAGCCTGGCCCACCTGGCTTGCACCCTTTCCCCTTTCATCCGAGCCTGGGGCCCCTGGAGAGAGAACGTCTAGCGCTGGCAGCTGGGCCAGCCCTGCGGCCTGACATGTCCTACGCGGAGCGTCTGGCAGCTGAGAGGCAGCATGCAGAAAGGGTGGCTGCCCTGGGCAACGACCCGCTGGCCCGGCTGCAGATGCTCAACGTGACCCCCCATCACCACCAGCACTCCCACATCCACTCTCACCTGCACCTCCACCAGCAGGATGCCATCCATGCAG cctctgcctcggTGCACCCTCTCATTGACCCCCTGGCCTCAGGGTCTCACCTTACCCGGATCCCCTACCCAGCTGGgaccctccccaacccccttctTCCTCACCCTCTGCACGAGAACGAAGTTCTTCGTCACCAGCTCTTTG CTGCTCCTTACCGGGACCTGCcagcctccctctctgccccGATGTCAGCAGCTCACCAGCTGCAGGCCATGCACGCGCAGTCCGCGGAGCTGCAGCGCTTGGCGCTGGAGCAGCAGCAGTGGCTGCACGCCCATCACCCGCTGCACAGTGTGCCGCTCCCTGCCCAGGAGGACTACTACAG TCACCTGAAGAAGGAAAGCGACAAGCCGCTGTAG
- the ENO2 gene encoding gamma-enolase isoform X1, translating into MSIEKIWAREILDSRGNPTVEVDLYTAKGLFRAAVPSGASTGIYEALELRDGDKQRYLGKGVLKAVDHINTAIAPALISSGLSVVEQEKLDNLMLDLDGTENKSKFGANAILGVSLAVCKAGAAEQELPLYRHIAQLAGNSDLILPVPAFNVINGGSHAGNKLAMQEFMILPVGAESFRDAMRLGAEVYHTLKGVIKDKYGKDATNVGDEGGFAPNILENSEALELVKEAIDKAGYTEKIVIGMDVAASEFHRDGKYDLDFKSPANPSRYITGDQLGALYQDFVRNYPVVSIEDPFDQDDWAAWSKFTANVGIQIVGDDLTVTNPKRIERAVEEKACNCLLLKVNQIGSVTEAIQACKLAQENGWGVMVSHRSGETEDTFIADLVVGLCTGQIKTGAPCRSERLAKYNQLMRIEEELGDEARFAGHNFRNPSVL; encoded by the exons ATGTCCATTGAGAAGATCTGGGCCCGGGAGATCCTGGACTCCCGTGGGAATCCCACGGTGGAGGTGGATCTCTACACTGCCAAAG GGCTTTTCCGGGCTGCCGTGCCCAGTGGAGCCTCCACTGGTATCTATGAGGCCCTGGAGCTAAGGGATGGGGACAAACAACGTTACTTAGGCAAAG GTGTCTTGAAGGCAGTGGACCACATCAACACCGCCATCGCCCCGGCCCTCATCAGCTCA GGTCTCTCTGTGGTGGAACAAGAGAAGCTGGACAACCTCATGTTGGACTTGGATGGGACTGAGAACAAGT CCAAGTTTGGGGCCAATGCCATCCTGGGTGTGTCCCTGGCCGTGTGTAAGGCAGGGGCGGCCGAGCAGGAATTGCCCCTCTACCGCCACATTGCTCAGCTGGCCGGGAACTCAGACCTCATCCTGCCTGTGCCG GCCTTCAATGTGATCAATGGGGGCTCCCATGCTGGGAACAAGCTGGCCATGCAGGAGTTTATGATCCTCCCAGTGGGCGCTGAGAGCTTTCGGGATGCCATGCGACTCGGGGCGGAGGTCTATCACACACTCAAGGGCGTCATCAAGGACAAGTATGGCAAGGATGCCACCAACGTGGGAGATGAAGGTGGCTTTGCCCCCAATATCCTGGAGAACAGTGAAG CCTTGGAGCTGGTGAAGGAAGCCATTGACAAGGCTGGCTACACAGAAAAGATCGTCATCGGCATGGATGTCGCCGCCTCGGAGTTTCATCGTGATGGCAAATACGACTTGGACTTCAAGTCTCCCGCTAATCCTTCCCGATACATCACTGGGGACCAGCTGGGGGCCCTCTACCAGGACTTTGTCAGGAACTATCCTG TGGTCTCTATTGAGGACCCCTTTGACCAGGACGACTGGGCTGCCTGGTCCAAGTTCACAGCCAACGTGGGGATCCAGATTGTGGGTGACGACCTGACAGTGACCAACCCAAAGCGAATCGAGCGGGCCGTGGAGGAGAAGGCCTGCAACTGTCTGCTGCTGAAGGTCAACCAGATCGGTTCGGTCACCGAAGCCATCCAAGC GTGCAAGCTGGCCCAGGAGAATGGCTGGGGGGTCATGGTGAGTCACCGCTCGGGAGAGACTGAGGACACGTTCATTGCGGACCTGGTGGTAGGGCTGTGCACAGGCCAG ATCAAGACTGGTGCCCCATGCCGTTCCGAGCGTCTGGCTAAGTACAACCAGCTCATGAG AATCGAAGAAGAGCTGGGGGACGAAGCTCGCTTCGCCGGACATAATTTCCGCAATCCCAGCGTGCTGTGA
- the ENO2 gene encoding gamma-enolase isoform X2 — MSIEKIWAREILDSRGNPTVEVDLYTAKGLFRAAVPSGASTGIYEALELRDGDKQRYLGKGVLKAVDHINTAIAPALISSGLSVVEQEKLDNLMLDLDGTENKSKFGANAILGVSLAVCKAGAAEQELPLYRHIAQLAGNSDLILPVPAFNVINGGSHAGNKLAMQEFMILPVGAESFRDAMRLGAEVYHTLKGVIKDKYGKDATNVGDEGGFAPNILENSEALELVKEAIDKAGYTEKIVIGMDVAASEFHRDGKYDLDFKSPANPSRYITGDQLGALYQDFVRNYPVVSIEDPFDQDDWAAWSKFTANVGIQIVGDDLTVTNPKRIERAVEEKACNCLLLKVNQIGSVTEAIQACKLAQENGWGVMVSHRSGETEDTFIADLVVGLCTGQIKTGAPCRSERLAKYNQLMRWPD; from the exons ATGTCCATTGAGAAGATCTGGGCCCGGGAGATCCTGGACTCCCGTGGGAATCCCACGGTGGAGGTGGATCTCTACACTGCCAAAG GGCTTTTCCGGGCTGCCGTGCCCAGTGGAGCCTCCACTGGTATCTATGAGGCCCTGGAGCTAAGGGATGGGGACAAACAACGTTACTTAGGCAAAG GTGTCTTGAAGGCAGTGGACCACATCAACACCGCCATCGCCCCGGCCCTCATCAGCTCA GGTCTCTCTGTGGTGGAACAAGAGAAGCTGGACAACCTCATGTTGGACTTGGATGGGACTGAGAACAAGT CCAAGTTTGGGGCCAATGCCATCCTGGGTGTGTCCCTGGCCGTGTGTAAGGCAGGGGCGGCCGAGCAGGAATTGCCCCTCTACCGCCACATTGCTCAGCTGGCCGGGAACTCAGACCTCATCCTGCCTGTGCCG GCCTTCAATGTGATCAATGGGGGCTCCCATGCTGGGAACAAGCTGGCCATGCAGGAGTTTATGATCCTCCCAGTGGGCGCTGAGAGCTTTCGGGATGCCATGCGACTCGGGGCGGAGGTCTATCACACACTCAAGGGCGTCATCAAGGACAAGTATGGCAAGGATGCCACCAACGTGGGAGATGAAGGTGGCTTTGCCCCCAATATCCTGGAGAACAGTGAAG CCTTGGAGCTGGTGAAGGAAGCCATTGACAAGGCTGGCTACACAGAAAAGATCGTCATCGGCATGGATGTCGCCGCCTCGGAGTTTCATCGTGATGGCAAATACGACTTGGACTTCAAGTCTCCCGCTAATCCTTCCCGATACATCACTGGGGACCAGCTGGGGGCCCTCTACCAGGACTTTGTCAGGAACTATCCTG TGGTCTCTATTGAGGACCCCTTTGACCAGGACGACTGGGCTGCCTGGTCCAAGTTCACAGCCAACGTGGGGATCCAGATTGTGGGTGACGACCTGACAGTGACCAACCCAAAGCGAATCGAGCGGGCCGTGGAGGAGAAGGCCTGCAACTGTCTGCTGCTGAAGGTCAACCAGATCGGTTCGGTCACCGAAGCCATCCAAGC GTGCAAGCTGGCCCAGGAGAATGGCTGGGGGGTCATGGTGAGTCACCGCTCGGGAGAGACTGAGGACACGTTCATTGCGGACCTGGTGGTAGGGCTGTGCACAGGCCAG ATCAAGACTGGTGCCCCATGCCGTTCCGAGCGTCTGGCTAAGTACAACCAGCTCATGAG ATGGCCTGATTGA
- the C11H12orf57 gene encoding protein C10 isoform X1, translating to MATASAQAAALSAEQAKVVLAEVIQAFSAPENAVRMDEARDNACNDMGKMLQFVLPVATQIQQEVIKAYGFSCDGEGVLKFARLVKSYEAQDPEIASLSGKLKALFLPPMTLPPHGPASGGSVAAS from the exons ATGGCGACCGCCTCTGCTCAAGCTGCAGCGTTGAGCGCCGAGCAGGCCAAGG TGGTCCTGGCCGAGGTGATCCAGGCGTTCTCGGCGCCGGAGAACGCCGTGCGCATGGACGAGGCTCGGGACAACGCGTGTAACGACATGGGCAAGATGCTGCAATTCGTGCTGCCCGTGGCCACGCAGATTCAGCAGGAGGTTATCAAAGCTTATGGCTTCAGCTGCGACGGGGAAG GTGTCCTTAAGTTTGCCCGCTTGGTCAAGTCTTACGAAGCCCAGGATCCCGAGATTGCCAGCCTGTCGGGCAAGCTGAAGGCGCTGTTCCTGCCGCCTATGACCCTGCCGCCCCACGGGCCTGCTTCGGGTGGCAGTGTGGCCGCCTCCTGA
- the ATN1 gene encoding atrophin-1 isoform X1: protein MKTRQNKDSMSMRSGRKKEAPGPREELRSRGRASPGGVSTSSSDGKAEKSRQTAKVFCPHVLPQAAQAPGLMKARVEEASTPKVSKQGRSEEISESESEETNAPKKTKTEELPRPQSPSDLDSLDGRSLNDDGSSDPRDIDQDNRSTSPSIYSPGSVENDSDSSSGLSQGPARPYHPPPLFPPSPPPPESTPRQPEPGFESHPSGTPTGYHAPMEPPTSRMFQAPPGAPPPHPQLYPGGAGGGVLSGPPVGPKGGGAAASVGAPSGGKQHPQPPTPISISGSGAGGAPPTKPPNTPAGGGNIPSAPPPATFPHVTPNLPPPPALRPLNNASASPPGLGAQPLAGHLPSPHAMGQGMGGLPPGPEKGPTLAPSPHPLPAASTSSAPAPPMRYPHSSSSSSSAAASSSSSSASASASQYPASQALPSYPHSFPPPTSLSVSNQPPKYTQPSLPSQAVWSQGPPPPPPYGRLLANSNAHPGPLPPSAGGQSAAHPPVPTHHHHHQQQQQQQQHHGGSGPPPTGAYPHSLESGSSHHAHPYAMSPSLGSLRPYPPGPAHLPPPHSQVAYSQAGPSGPPASSSSNASSSSQGSYPCSHPSPSQGPQGAPYPFPPVPPVTTSSSTLSTVIATVASSPAGYKTASPPGPPPYGKRAPSPGAYKTATPPGYKPGSPPSFRTGTPPGYRGASPPAGPGTFKPGSPTVGTGPLPPAGPSGLSSLPPPPAAPASGPPLSATQIKQEPAEEYETPESPAPPARSPSPPPKVVDVPSHASQSARFNKHLDRGFNSCARSDLYFVPLEGSKLAKKRADLVEKVRREAEQRAREEKEREREREREKEREREKERELERSVKLAQEGRAPVECPPLGPVPHRPPFEPGSAVATVPPYLGPDTPALRTLSEYARPHVMSPGNRNHPFYVPLGAVDPGLLGYNVPALYSSDPAAREREREARERDLRDRLKPGFEVKPSELEPLHGVPGPGLDPFPRHGGLALQPGPPGLHPFPFHPSLGPLERERLALAAGPALRPDMSYAERLAAERQHAERVAALGNDPLARLQMLNVTPHHHQHSHIHSHLHLHQQDAIHAASASVHPLIDPLASGSHLTRIPYPAGTLPNPLLPHPLHENEVLRHQLFAAPYRDLPASLSAPMSAAHQLQAMHAQSAELQRLALEQQQWLHAHHPLHSVPLPAQEDYYSHLKKESDKPL from the exons ATGAAGACACGACAGAATAAAGACTCA ATGTCAATGAGGAGTGGACGGAAGAAAGAGGCCCCTGGGCCCCGGGAAGAACTGAGATCGAGGGGCCGGGCCTCCCCTGGAGGGGTCAGCACGTCCAGCAGCGATGGCAAAGCCGAGAAGTCTAGGCAGACGGCCAAGGTATTCTGTCCCCATGTCCTGCCACAGGCTGCCCAGGCACCAGGGCtgatg AAGGCCCGAGTAGAGGAAGCCTCCACCCCAAAGGTGAGCAAGCAGGGCCGGAGTGAGGAGATCTCGGAGAGTGAAAGTGAGGAGACCAACGCGCCAAAAAAGACCAAAACTGAG GAGCTCCCTCGGCCACAGTCTCCCTCGGATCTGGATAGCTTGGATGGGCGGAGCCTCAATGATGATGGCAGCAGCGACCCTAGGGATATCGACCAGGATAACCGAAGCACGTCCCCCAGCATCTACAGCCCTGGAAGCGTGGAGAATGACTCCGACTCGTCTTCTGGCCTGTCCCAGGGCCCAGCCCGCCCCTACCATCCACCTccactctttcctccctcccctccccctccagagaGCACCCCCCGACAGCCAGAGCCTGGCTTTGAATCCCATCCTTCTGGGACACCCACTGGGTATCATGCTCCCATGGAGCCTCCCACATCTCGAATGTTCCAGGCTCCTCCAGGGGCCCCTCCCCCTCATCCACAGCTCTATCCTGGGGGCGCTGGTGGAGGAGTTCTGTCTGGACCCCCAGTGGGCCCCaagggaggaggggctgccgCTTCAGTGGGGGCCCCTAGTGGGGGTAAGcagcacccccagccccccacccccatttcaaTATCAGGCTCTGGGGCTGGTGGTGCTCCCCCAACAAAGCCACCCAACACTCCAGCTGGTGGTGGAAACATACCGTCTGCTCCACCACCAGCCACCTTCCCCCATGTGACACCAAACCTGCCTCCCCCGCCTGCCCTGAGACCCCTTAACAATGCCTCCGCCTCTCCTCCTGGCCTGGGGGCCCAGCCGCTAGCCGGGCATCTGCCCTCCCCCCATGCCATGGGGCAGGGTATGGGTGGACTTCCTCCCGGCCCAGAGAAGGGCCCCACTCTCGCTCCGTCACCCCACCCTTTGCCCGCTGCGTCCACCTCTTCTGCTCCCGCCCCGCCAATGAGGTATCCTCATTCGTCCTCTAGCAGCAGCTCTGCAGCAGCCTCCTCTTCCAGTTCTTCTGCCTCGGCCTCGGCCTCCCAGTACCCAGCTTCCCAGGCACTGCCCAGTTatccccactccttccctccccccaccagcctcTCTGTCTCCAATCAGCCACCCAAGTATACTCAGCCTTCTCTCCCATCCCAAGCTGTGTGGAGCCAGGgtccccccccacctcctccctacGGCCGCCTCTTGGCCAACAGCAATGCCCACCcaggccccctccctccttcagcTGGAGGCCAATCCGCTGCCCACCCGCCAGTCCCgacacatcaccaccaccaccagcaacagcagcagcagcagcagcaccatGGGGGCTCTGGGCCCCCTCCAACCGGGGCATATCCTCACTCCCTGGAGAGCGGTAGCTCCCACCACGCACACCCCTATGCCATGTCTCCCTCACTGGGGTCTCTGAGGCCCTACCCACCAGGGCCCGCACACCTGCCTCCACCTCACAGCCAGGTGGCCTACAGCCAAGCAGGTCCCAGCGGCCCCCCAGCCTCTTCCTCTTCCAatgcctcttcctcctctcaaGGGTCCTACCCGTGTTCACACCCCTCTCCTTCCCAGGGCCCCCAAGGGGCGCCCTACCCCTTCCCACCGGTGCCTCCGGTCACCACCTCCTCGTCTACGCTTTCCACGGTCATTGCCACGGTGGCTTCCTCGCCAGCAGGCTACAAGACAGCCTCCCCACCTGGGCCCCCACCGTATGGCAAGCGAGCCCCGTCCCCAGGGGCCTACAAGACAGCCACCCCGCCCGGATACAAGCCGGGGTCCCCGCCCTCCTTCCGAACGGGGACCCCACCGGGCTACCGAGGCGCCTCGCCACCCGCAGGCCCAGGGACCTTCAAGCCGGGCTCGCCCACGGTGGGGACCGGGCCGCTGCCGCCTGCAGGGCCCTCGGGCCTGTCATCCCTGCCACCACCGCCTGCGGCCCCCGCCTCAGGGCCGCCCCTGAGCGCCACGCAGATCAAACAGGAGCCGGCTGAGGAATATGAGACCCCCGAGAGCCCGGCGCCCCCGGCCCGCAGCCCTTCGCCCCCTCCCAAGGTGGTAGATGTGCCCAGCCACGCCAGCCAGTCGGCCAG GTTCAACAAACACCTGGACCGCGGCTTTAACTCGTGCGCGCGCAGCGATCTGTACTTCGTGCCGCTGGAGGGCTCCAAGCTGGCCAAGAAGCGAGCCGACCTGGTGGAGAAGGTGCGGCGCGAGGCCGAGCAGCGCGCGCGCGAAGAAAAGGAGCGGGAGCGCGAGCGGGAACGCGAGAAGGAGCGCGAGCGCGAGAAGGAGCGCGAGCTGGAACGCAGCGTG AAGTTGGCTCAGGAGGGCCGTGCTCCAGTGGAGTGCCCACCGCTCGGCCCAGTGCCTCATCGCCCTCCATTTGAGCCGGGCAGTGCTGTGGCTACAGTGCCCCCCTACCTGGGTCCCGACACTCCAGCCCTGCGCACCCTCAGTGAATACGCCCGGCCCCACGTCATGTCTCCTGGAAATCGCAACCATCCATTCTACGTGCCCCTGGGGGCAGTGGACCCGGGGCTCCTGGGTTACAATGTCCCGGCCCTGTACAGCAGTGACCCAGCAGCCCGGGAGAGGGAGCGGGAAGCCCGTGAACGAGACCTGCGTGACCGCCTCAAGCCTGGCTTCGAGGTGAAGCCTAGTGAGCTGGAACCCCTGCACGGGGTCCCTGGGCCAGGCCTGGATCCCTTCCCCCGACACGGGGGCCTGGCTCTGCAGCCTGGCCCACCTGGCTTGCACCCTTTCCCCTTTCATCCGAGCCTGGGGCCCCTGGAGAGAGAACGTCTAGCGCTGGCAGCTGGGCCAGCCCTGCGGCCTGACATGTCCTACGCGGAGCGTCTGGCAGCTGAGAGGCAGCATGCAGAAAGGGTGGCTGCCCTGGGCAACGACCCGCTGGCCCGGCTGCAGATGCTCAACGTGACCCCCCATCACCACCAGCACTCCCACATCCACTCTCACCTGCACCTCCACCAGCAGGATGCCATCCATGCAG cctctgcctcggTGCACCCTCTCATTGACCCCCTGGCCTCAGGGTCTCACCTTACCCGGATCCCCTACCCAGCTGGgaccctccccaacccccttctTCCTCACCCTCTGCACGAGAACGAAGTTCTTCGTCACCAGCTCTTTG CTGCTCCTTACCGGGACCTGCcagcctccctctctgccccGATGTCAGCAGCTCACCAGCTGCAGGCCATGCACGCGCAGTCCGCGGAGCTGCAGCGCTTGGCGCTGGAGCAGCAGCAGTGGCTGCACGCCCATCACCCGCTGCACAGTGTGCCGCTCCCTGCCCAGGAGGACTACTACAG TCACCTGAAGAAGGAAAGCGACAAGCCGCTGTAG
- the C11H12orf57 gene encoding protein C10 isoform X2, whose amino-acid sequence MEGQGSCVVLAEVIQAFSAPENAVRMDEARDNACNDMGKMLQFVLPVATQIQQEVIKAYGFSCDGEGVLKFARLVKSYEAQDPEIASLSGKLKALFLPPMTLPPHGPASGGSVAAS is encoded by the exons atGGAAGGCCAAGGCTCCTGTG TGGTCCTGGCCGAGGTGATCCAGGCGTTCTCGGCGCCGGAGAACGCCGTGCGCATGGACGAGGCTCGGGACAACGCGTGTAACGACATGGGCAAGATGCTGCAATTCGTGCTGCCCGTGGCCACGCAGATTCAGCAGGAGGTTATCAAAGCTTATGGCTTCAGCTGCGACGGGGAAG GTGTCCTTAAGTTTGCCCGCTTGGTCAAGTCTTACGAAGCCCAGGATCCCGAGATTGCCAGCCTGTCGGGCAAGCTGAAGGCGCTGTTCCTGCCGCCTATGACCCTGCCGCCCCACGGGCCTGCTTCGGGTGGCAGTGTGGCCGCCTCCTGA
- the C11H12orf57 gene encoding protein C10 isoform X3, with translation MDEARDNACNDMGKMLQFVLPVATQIQQEVIKAYGFSCDGEGVLKFARLVKSYEAQDPEIASLSGKLKALFLPPMTLPPHGPASGGSVAAS, from the exons ATGGACGAGGCTCGGGACAACGCGTGTAACGACATGGGCAAGATGCTGCAATTCGTGCTGCCCGTGGCCACGCAGATTCAGCAGGAGGTTATCAAAGCTTATGGCTTCAGCTGCGACGGGGAAG GTGTCCTTAAGTTTGCCCGCTTGGTCAAGTCTTACGAAGCCCAGGATCCCGAGATTGCCAGCCTGTCGGGCAAGCTGAAGGCGCTGTTCCTGCCGCCTATGACCCTGCCGCCCCACGGGCCTGCTTCGGGTGGCAGTGTGGCCGCCTCCTGA